In Bacteroidia bacterium, one genomic interval encodes:
- a CDS encoding Coq4 family protein has product MPEGTLGRDVGIFLKRHNLEVIPMAEFHDVYHVLFNYGTTIKDEACIQFVPLGNGRWSLPYVACTFVSAAFYPEYWKDFYRAFCTGKNANKFHDWDFQELLGAETEKIRRMIFEKE; this is encoded by the coding sequence ATGCCTGAAGGTACCTTGGGCAGGGATGTAGGCATTTTCCTGAAACGGCATAACCTGGAAGTGATTCCAATGGCAGAGTTTCATGATGTTTACCATGTCTTATTTAATTATGGAACTACAATAAAAGATGAAGCCTGTATCCAGTTTGTTCCGTTGGGAAACGGAAGGTGGTCTCTTCCTTATGTTGCCTGCACGTTTGTTTCCGCGGCTTTTTACCCAGAATACTGGAAAGATTTCTACCGGGCATTTTGCACGGGCAAAAACGCTAACAAATTTCATGACTGGGATTTTCAGGAATTATTGGGTGCTGAAACTGAAAAAATACGGAGGATGATATTTGAGAAAGAATAA